Proteins encoded together in one Prunus dulcis chromosome 3, ALMONDv2, whole genome shotgun sequence window:
- the LOC117621025 gene encoding mitogen-activated protein kinase kinase kinase 17-like translates to MGSLKRKRETQKEDEPELVKKERSLSLPECEWIRGRMLGKGGFGSVYLAYAKKPKLGGEGLPAIMAVKSGRVFESPELLMERTLLKNFGDCPFVIHCYGSDMTADAENKCTYNVFMEYADGGTMRDLITKSGGCGLLEPQVRKYTGCLLKGLQYIHVRGCVHCDLKPENILLVSNSDGDFVPKIGDFGLAKFAVYKKKTRKEPACQGTAIYFSPEAVLYGNQEKPSDIWALGCVVLEMLTGRWPWDLEAGATLGDLQLLIASKVPTVPGWLSEDAKDFLRKCFVRNPSERLEAAKLLNHPFVTKLDGLGEVKVEPLKKQVSAVPSSENCEKAEGSKPGDAEEILPLAVLYPGNSKPVILPTTVCPKPSNVAITGAA, encoded by the coding sequence ATGGGTTCATTgaagaggaaaagagaaacCCAAAAGGAAGACGAACCAGAGCTTGTTAAGAAAGAGAGGAGTTTGTCACTTCCTGAGTGTGAGTGGATTCGAGGGCGGATGCTAGGAAAAGGCGGATTCGGGTCGGTTTATTTGGCCTATGCGAAAAAACCCAAGTTGGGTGGCGAGGGTTTGCCGGCGATTATGGCGGTGAAGTCGGGACGGGTCTTTGAATCGCCAGAGCTGCTCATGGAAAGGACACTTCTTAAAAATTTTGGTGACTGCCCTTTTGTTATCCACTGTTATGGATCAGATATGACTGCTGATGCTGAAAATAAATGTACATACAATGTGTTCATGGAGTATGCTGATGGAGGAACAATGAGGGATTTGATAACGAAATCCGGGGGTTGCGGGTTGCTTGAGCCCCAAGTAAGAAAGTATACAGGGTGTCTTCTGAAAGGGCTTCAGTACATTCATGTAAGGGGCTGTGTCCACTGTGATCTGAAGCCTGAAAATATATTGCTTGTGAGTAACAGTGATGGTGATTTTGTGCCAAAAATTGGGGACTTTGGACTGGCAAAGTTTGCtgtctataaaaaaaagactcgCAAGGAACCTGCTTGTCAAGGCACTGCAATATATTTTTCACCCGAAGCCGTGCTTTATGGAAATCAGGAGAAGCCTTCTGATATTTGGGCCTTGGGTTGTGTTGTGCTCGAGATGTTAACAGGGAGGTGGCCGTGGGATTTGGAAGCCGGCGCGACACTTGGAGACCTACAGCTTCTGATTGCTTCAAAAGTTCCCACTGTTCCTGGCTGGCTATCAGAAGATGCTAAAGATTTCTTGCGAAAGTGCTTTGTGAGGAACCCTTCTGAGAGGTTGGAAGCTGCTAAGCTATTGAACCACCCTTTTGTGACCAAACTTGATGGGCTTGGAGAGGTCAAAGTTGAGCCATTAAAGAAGCAAGTCTCTGCAGTGCCATCCTCTGAGAATTGTGAAAAGGCAGAAGGTTCAAAACCTGGGGATGCAGAGGAGATTCTTCCCTTGGCAGTCCTGTACCCTGGGAACTCAAAACCTGTGATTCTTCCAACCACTGTGTGCCCAAAGCCATCAAATGTTGCTATAACTGGTGCAGCTTAA
- the LOC117622434 gene encoding auxin-responsive protein IAA26-like, translating into MVTEMEGCTRNEEACPQLLDLIPRERDWIVKRDERSHGSSEEKKLELRLGPPGEDWSLNGNSRSNKERDESLLSLGYFSPMSSNNNNNNNNNNNVNHHQTQKFITPSDNSVLSSSPWSYQLGNIHQHQTKVPSFLHFTSSSQVLPVTPNKASQPCCTKVVDLQNAEKKVFSPASANTAVPNSSQKRTAPAPVVGWPPIRSFRKNLASNSSSKPTSESQNVVPNKGPNGKQVETSRKGLFVKINMDGVPIGRKVDLSACDSYENLSSAVDELFRGLLAAQRDSCAGGTQNKQEEEKEITGLLDGSGEYTLVYEDNEGDRMLVGDVPWNMFVSTVKRLRVLKSSELSALCLRNSKRGKMPPNSALK; encoded by the exons ATGGTCACTGAGATGGAGGGATGTACCCGAAATGAGGAGGCATGTCCACAACTGCTAGATTTGATCCCAAGAGAAAGAGATTGGATTGTgaaaagagatgagagaagcCATGGCTCTTCAGAGGAGAAAAAGTTGGAGCTCAGGCTTGGGCCTCCAGGTGAAGACTGGTCTTTGAATGGTAACTCCAGAagcaacaaagaaagagatgagtctctcctctctcttggGTACTTTTCCCCTATGTcttccaacaacaacaacaacaacaacaacaacaacaacgtAAACCACCACCAAACCCAGAAATTTATCACTCCCTCAGACAACTCTGTTTTGTCCTCATCTCCATGGTCTTACCAGCTGGGAAATATTCATCAACATCAGACAAAAGTTCCATCTTTTCTTCACTTCACATCAAGTTCTCAGGTCCTGCCTGTTACCCCCAACAAAGCATCACAGCCCTGTTGCACTAAAGTGGTAGATTTGCAGAATGCAGAAAAGAAAGTATTTTCACCAGCTTCTGCAAATACAGCTGTGCCCAACAGCTCTCAGAAAAG aacTGCTCCTGCTCCAGTTGTGGGTTGGCCTCCAATTCGTTCATTTAGGAAGAACCTTGCAAGCAACAGCTCTTCAAAGCCAACATCTGAGTCCCAAAATGTAGTCCCAAACAAGGGTCCTAAtggtaaacaagttgaaaCCAGCAGAAAAGGTCTATTTGTGAAAATTAACATGGATGGAGTTCCTATTGGAAGAAAAGTAGACCTCAGTGCCTGTGACAGCTATGAAAACCTCTCCTCTGCTGTTGATGAACTCTTCCGTGGCCTTCTGGCAG CTCAAAGAGATTCCTGTGCTGGTGGAACCCAGAACaagcaagaggaagagaaagaaattacAGGTTTATTGGATGGAAGTGGGGAATATACTCTAGTATATGAAGATAATGAAGGAGACAGGATGCTTGTTGGGGATGTCCCATGGAA CATGTTTGTGTCTACTGTGAAGAGGCTGCGTGTGCTGAAGAGCTCTGAACTTTCTGCACTTTGTC ttCGTAACAGCAAACGAGGTAAGATGCCACCAAACTCTGCATTGAAGTGA
- the LOC117622379 gene encoding reticulon-like protein B22 encodes MNISVPVDPLEWQISQDTANSIVAWLANTIGATESVLRVPATGHDKRLFFKVVFCLYMLSALGRLVSGLTVAYAGLCLFCLYMLAEISRSISACLS; translated from the exons ATGAACATCTC GGTACCCGTCGATCCACTCGAGTGGCAGATTTCGCAGGACACTGCTAATAGCATTGTTGCATGGTTAGCCAATACCATAGGAGCAACTGAGTCTGTATTGAGGGTTCCAGCCACAGGGCATGACAAGAGGTTGTTTTTCAAG GTGGTGTTTTGTCTTTACATGCTATCAGCTTTGGGACGGTTGGTGTCAGGTCTTACAGTTGCCTATGCTG GATTATGCTTGTTTTGCCTTTATATGTTAGCTGAGATCAGTCGGTCAATCAGTGCATGTTTGTCTTGA
- the LOC117621013 gene encoding basic proline-rich protein-like, with the protein MVTMMNIMVLLLTAAASLGFVVEAQVGLPPPPMPGLPPPIIPPGFPSPSVPGLFPPITPPGLPDPYLPGLTPPGFPNPYIPGLTPPAFPNPNLPGLTPPAFPNPNLPGLTPPAFPNPLIPGLSPPTTPSAPVPSPPPYFNPLDPNIPLPPYSPQPSPSVEAPANSPQPSTFTLPPELYKNIGKAPPFVIAPNTPLPPDVVIPPPPPLNTPPPPGWSAEKLALKNGICGVSCAYECQAPAVWSTPTAKNTNGLFRGRGGGGGGGGFFRPVRPVRPVTPVPVPVTPVPVIPSPVIRPPPIPTPTKPNPPSPPSPVAPAKPNPPSTPPTGPSPPSPPSPAAPANPNPPPSPPTGPSPPGAPAGPSPPGAPAGPSPPGSPASPSPPGSPSAPSPPGSPSAPSPPGSPAAPSSPGTPVTPVTPASPVDPVHPVDPNHPVPGYRYSRKRGMNQMLIVQVFNNDLVAAADANPQVFDLWSQNKTCICVIA; encoded by the exons ATGGTGACCATGATGAATATTATGGTCCTTTTGCTAACAGCAGCAGCAAGCCTAGGGTTTGTAGTTGAAGCTCAAGTAGGTCTTCCACCTCCTCCTATGCCTGGCCTTCCTCCTCCTATCATCCCACCAGGCTTTCCAAGCCCTAGCGTTCCTGGTCTTTTCCCTCCTATCACTCCACCAGGCCTTCCTGACCCTTATCTTCCCGGTCTTACTCCACCTGGCTTTCCTAACCCTTATATTCCCGGTCTCACTCCACCAGCCTTTCCTAACCCTAATCTTCCCGGTCTCACTCCACCAGCCTTTCCTAACCCTAACCTTCCCGGTCTCACTCCACCAGCCTTTCCTAACCCATTAATCCCTGGCCTCTCTCCTCCAACTACTCCTAGTGCACCAGTTCCAAGCCCTCCTCCTTATTTTAATCCTTTGGATCCAAACATTCCACTCCCTCCATATAGTCCTCAACCATCACCTTCTGTTGAAGCTCCTGCCAACAGTCCTCAACCATCAACTTTCACACTCCCACCAGAACTTTATAAAAACATAGGAAAAGCACCTCCCTTTGTTATAGCACCCAATACTCCTCTACCACCGGATGTTGTTATACCACCACCCCCACCCCTAAACACTCCACCGCCACCTGGTTGGTCGGCTGAAAAGCTCGCCCTTAAAAACGGCATTTGTGGTGTTTCCTGCGCTTACGAATGCCAAGCCCCCGCCGTCTGGAGCACTCCCACCGCAAAAAATACCAATGGGTTATTCCGTGGACGCGGCGGCGGTGGCGGAGGCGGAGGCTTTTTCCGTCCAGTCCGTCCTGTCCGTCCAGTTACTCCCGTCCCCGTTCCCGTTACTCCTGTCCCCGTTATCCCTTCACCCGTTATCCGCCCTCCCCCCATCCCTACTCCAACGAAACCAAATCCACCCTCACCGCCTAGTCCCGTTGCTCCAGCCAAACCGAATCCCCCATCCACTCCTCCCACCGGTCCATCTCCACCCTCACCGCCTAGTCCCGCTGCTCCAGCCAATCCGAATCCCCCACCCTCTCCTCCCACCGGTCCATCTCCACCCGGTGCTCCTGCTGGTCCATCTCCACCCGGTGCTCCTGCTGGTCCATCTCCACCTGGTTCTCCGGCTAGTCCATCGCCACCCGGTTCTCCCTCCGCTCCATCGCCACCCGGTTCTCCCTCCGCTCCATCTCCACCTGGTTCTCCCGCCGCTCCATCTTCACCAGGTACTCCTGTCACACCAGTGACACCTGCGAGTCCCGTGGATCCAGTTCATCCCGTGGACCCCAATCACCCCGTACCCGGTTACCGTTACTCAAGAAAACGGGGTATGAATCAG ATGCTGATCGTTCAAGTATTCAATAACGACCTTGTTGCAGCAGCTGATGCTAATCCTCAAGTTTTTGATCTTTGGAGTCAGAATAAAACATGTATCTGCGTAATAGCATGA
- the LOC117622378 gene encoding mitogen-activated protein kinase kinase kinase 17-like: MGSLKRKRETQKEDEPGLLQKSFLLTGCGAWVRGRKLGQGGFGSVYLASVKKPKLGSEGFPAIMAVKSALMVESLELMIEKSLLETLRSSPFVIDCYGDDVTAGFGHNLVYNVFLEYADGGTVGDLIKLSGGSGLCELQVRKYTESILKGVEYIHEMGFVHCDLKPENILLVTSGSGFVPKIGDLGLTKRAMSKRSCRGTPIYSSPETVLDRIQEKPSDIWALGCVVLKMLTGRHPWDTKAGVKLHDPQIASGVPNIPGGLSEEAKDFLKNCFVRDPSQRLTAAKLLHHPFVTKVDEIGQVKFEPIKEVSSVLSSEHCVIDYGSFIPLGSWSSEEAEEMEQQILPLALMSPKDSTPVIPTTGCQKPSAFPILGAA; the protein is encoded by the coding sequence ATGGGTTCTTTgaagaggaaaagagaaacCCAGAAGGAAGACGAACCAGGGCTTTTACAGAAGAGTTTTTTACTTACTGGGTGTGGCGCTTGGGTTCGAGGGCGGAAGCTCGGCCAAGGCGGATTTGGGTCGGTTTATTTGGCCTCTGtgaaaaaacccaaattagGTAGCGAGGGTTTTCCGGCGATCATGGCGGTGAAATCGGCATTGATGGTTGAATCGCTTGAGCTGATGATCGAAAAGTCACTTCTTGAAACGCTTCGTAGCAGCCCTTTTGTTATCGACTGCTATGGAGATGATGTGACTGCTGGGTTTGGTCATAATTTGGTATACAATGTCTTCTTGGAGTATGCTGATGGAGGAACAGTGGGGGATTTGATAAAGCTATCTGGGGGCTCTGGGCTCTGTGAATTACAAGTGAGGAAGTATACAGAGTCGATTTTGAAAGGGGTTGAGTACATTCATGAAATGGGTTTTGTACACTGTGATTTGAAGCCTGAAAACATCTTACTTGTGACCTCTGGTTCTGGTTTTGTGCCCAAAATTGGGGACTTGGGACTGACAAAGAGGGCTATGAGCAAGCGTTCTTGTAGAGGCACTCCAATATACTCATCTCCTGAAACAGTGCTCGATAGAATTCAGGAGAAGCCTTCTGATATTTGGGCATTGGGCTGTGTTGTGCTGAAGATGCTCACTGGGAGGCATCCATGGGATACAAAAGCCGGCGTGAAACTTCATGACCCTCAGATTGCTTCTGGAGTTCCTAACATTCCTGGTGGGTTATCAGAAGAGGCGAAAGATTTCTTGAAGAATTGCTTTGTGAGGGACCCTTCACAGAGGCTCACAGCAGCTAAGCTATTGCACCATCCCTTCGTGACTAAAGTTGATGAGATTGGACAGGTTAAATTTGAACCAATAAAGGAAGTTTCTTCAGTGTTATCTTCTGAGCACTGTGTAATTGATTATGGTAGTTTCATACCACTTGGAAGTTGGAGCTCTGAAGAGGCAGAGGAGATGGAGCAACAGATTCTTCCTTTGGCCCTCATGTCTCCTAAAGATTCAACCCCGGTGATCCCAACCACTGGGTGCCAAAAGCCATCAGCTTTTCCTATATTGGGTGCAGCTTag